In Plasmodium falciparum 3D7 genome assembly, chromosome: 5, the following proteins share a genomic window:
- a CDS encoding phosphatidylinositol 4-kinase, which translates to MEDDKDNNITKENLNEVDIENSQHPIIEEKNLKEEGVKDEGGKVFLKGEPIHKHLYKHSYNTQVYKDEVTHMRLRNRENKNLNENNSDDNKKVNKKNGCVDINMNEHTNKKEDGDDDDGDDDDGDDDDDDDDDDGDDDGDDDGDDDGDDGDDDSNSNDDIKNNHKYNNDDYHKNMIKLHCTSPKKKEHSINNNNIVSHNEIEENLKDHTLITNDEEKNIKIIEMYEKKLENEEIKKQNKEDANENNKSQIRESISKIFKECPTSKPKIINEINNETKYDNNNNNNNNNNNNNNNSNNNNKNNNKNNNKNSSYNNYYYNNIYNCNNMKENNHIDGDKNNIYETNNYSDSEKNKSSDTEKNKLKLNNKNTLKEGSLLRLFRCEYFDTHLHIRYLYDRKEVGVHEYLVNSLYTQRKYEDILFYLPQLSQISLVRYESSSLYRFLLEKASKSMHFALKLSWLYHSIVEDNSSKYKDLAQRMIQEIEMAVVNCKPLNNECKSFEENKQSYLLDLAYPLLFKRKFILKKIKTNEKLNKIKMYNKCLNNSYNSYTLKNLHVSNPIEMDTTSFLRNHKNSNDSTLSQGLPNKSSNDDNCNVLKREDHQDVINISSEENEERDINKNLKEEVTTLDDNKISRENNLQNLQSEKKTPILKRKNLKQAHTTPCPKLPPCYIINSGSLSIARAKVKLPSTYSKLGNPLSFSKFSLPDFNYSYDMIEELQQFFMKQRRCDYFSLLNNFINLLISVSNLLAAEPDIDLRNELLRRFIYSLNSWMNMRRCIVACCENIFAMTGLCIPLESMSSSTFNHDTNNRLSYNNLQILHFNNEECKIFFSKKRAPYLLMFEVADLDEDISHISDNIFYTKKSLFFQQDNNNNNNNDNNNNNNNNNNNNNNYNCNNNNYNSDVQSKEPKNVREEYSRKSLILSRNFCCSKNYGYYEENLNTFDYENRLSLEDKKKKNSKKKKYAKEQEQTNNEKLKDKEKERKKKNIFDLNSLKMDDIYVYNCIVNDLRRENLISFTSKEDENLALIKKCLGLKMVEEEKNENDDDDNDDDNDDDNDDDNDDYNEEEEDDNYEKKNFEEEQKGNYNNDNINHNEKKKKVPTANDNLSSSSFCVKKNYLLNSRSVSMPSYLNNNLEKCDTSSYDNTSNNIKTSIETISNGIDDIQVEKNIEKNETFEEMKRKNSNNEFIDYNEHMVKLSPYYTTTNHRGKNKNDDTDDNSDDDNINNYNNNNNSGNNNQDNTISNFPNNILDLSEYFKPENYLNEEFKKKNCKIIKRLLWGELFEEKKKRIRKVSPYGKLKTWDLKCVIIKGGDDLRQELLASQLIKQFKIIFENAGLPLWLRPYEILVTGSNSGIIEYVNDTCSVDSLKRKFGADSISTIFNIVFSDYIFEAKKNFIESHAAYSLISYLLQVKDRHNGNLLLDSDGHLIHIDYGFMLTNSPGNVNFETSPFKLTQEYLDIMDGEKSDNYEYFRRLIVSGFLEARKHSEEIILFVELMMPALKIPCFANGTQFCIESLKERFMTNLTVDVCIQRINALIEASINNFRSVQYDYFQRITNGIM; encoded by the exons atggagGATGATAAAGATAACAACATAACAAAAGAAAATCTGAATGAAGTTGACATTGAAAATAGTCAACATCCTAtaatagaagaaaaaaatttaaaagagGAAGGAGTAAAAGATGAGGGGGGAAAGGTTTTTTTAAAAGGTGAACCGATACATAAACATTTATACAAACATAGTTATAATACGCAAGTATATAAAGATGAAGTTACACATATGCGTTTAAGAAAtagagaaaataaaaatttgaatgaaaataattcggatgataataaaaaggtaAATAAGAAGAATGGGTGTGTTGatattaatatgaatgaacatactaataaaaaggaagatggtgatgatgatgatggtgatgatgatgatggtgatgatgatgatgatgatgatgatgatgatggtgatgatgatggtgatgatgatggtgatgatgatggtgatgatggtgatgatgatagtaatagtaaCGATGATATTAAGAATAATCATAAgtacaataatgatgattatcataaaaatatgataaagtTACATTGCACATCGCCcaaaaaaaaggaacattccattaataataataatattgtatcACATAACGAGATTgaagaaaatttaaaagaCCATACTTTAATCACGAACGATgaagaaaagaatattaaaataattgagatgtatgaaaaaaaattagaaaatgaagaaataaaaaaacaaaataaagaagacgctaacgaaaataataaaagtcaAATAAGAGAAAGCATTTCTAAAATTTTTAAGGAATGTCCTACATCTAAACCGAAAATaattaatgaaataaataatgagacaaaatatgataataataataataataataataataataataataataataataatagtaataataataataagaacaataataagaacaataataagaacagtagttataataattattattataataatatttataattgtaataatatgaaagaaaataatcatattgatggagataaaaataatatatatgaaactaataattatagtgattctgaaaaaaacaaaagtaGTGatacagaaaaaaataaattaaaattgaataataagaatacatTAAAAGAAGGTAGTTTGTTAAGATTATTTAGATGTGAATATTTTGATACTCATTTACATATtagatatttatatgatagaAAAGAAGTTGGTGTACATGAATATTTAgttaattctttatatactcaaagaaaatatgaagatatattattttatttacctCAATTAAGTCAAATATCTTTAGTAAGATATGAATCTTCATCTCTTTATCGTTTCTTATTAGAAAAAGCTAGTAAGTCAATGCATTTTGCCTTAAAATTATCATGGTTATATCATTCCATTGTTGAAGATAATTCtagtaaatataaagatttaGCTCAACGAATGATACAAGAAATTGAAATGGCTGTTGTTAATTGTAAACCtttaaataatgaatgtAAGTCttttgaagaaaataaacaaTCTTATCTTCTTGATTTGGCTTATCCACTTTTAttcaaaagaaaatttattttaaaaaaaattaaaactaatgaaaaattaaacaaaataaaaatgtataataaatgCCTTAacaattcatataattcatatacattaaaaaatttgCATGTCAGTAATCCAATAGAAATGGACACTACATCATTTTTACGTAATCATAAAAATTCAAATGATAGTACACTTTCTCAAGGACTACCTAATAAATCTAGCAATGATGATAATTGTAATGTGCTTAAGAGAGAAGATCACCAAGATgtcataaatatatcttcagaagaaaatgaagaaagagatataaataaaaatctcAAGGAAGAAGTTACTACGTTAGATGACAATAAAATATCTCGTGAAAATAATCTACAAAATCTTCaatcagaaaaaaaaacacctatattaaaaagaaagaatttAAAACAAGCACATACGACACCATGTCCTAAACTTCCTCcttgttatattataaattctgGCTCGTTATCTATTGCTAGGGCTAAAGTAAAATTACCTAGTACTTATTCCAAATTAGGTAATCCTTTAAGCTTTTCTAAATTTTCACTTCCTGATTTTAATTATAGTTATGATATGATAGAAGAATTACAACAGTTTTTTATGAAACAAAGACGATGTGATTATTTtagtttattaaataattttattaatttgctTATATCGGTTTCTAATTTATTAGCTGCTGAGCCAGATATTGATCTACGCAATGAACTGTTAAGacgatttatatattctttaaataGCTGGATGAATATGAGAAGATGTATAGTGGCTTGttgtgaaaatatttttgccATGACAGGTTTGTGTATACCATTAGAAAGTATGTCTTCCTCAACATTTAATCATGATACAAATAATCGTTTaagttataataatttacaaattttacattttaataatgaagaatgtaaaatatttttctccaAAAAGAGAGCaccatatttattaatgttTGAAGTTGCTGATTTGGATGAAGATATTAGTCACATTtctgataatattttttatactaaaaaaagtttattttttcagcaagataataataataataataataatgacaacaacaacaacaacaacaacaacaataataataataataattacaattgtaataataataattataatagtgATGTACAAAGCAAAGAACCAAAAAATGTAAGAGAAGAATATAGTAGAAAGAGCCTCATTTTGTCAAGAAATTTTTGTTGTTCAAAAAATTATGGATATTATGAAGAGAATTTGAATACATTCGATTATGAAAACAGATTAAGCttagaagataaaaaaaaaaagaacagtaagaaaaaaaaatatgcaaAAGAACAAGAACAAacgaataatgaaaaattgaaggataaagaaaaagagagaaagaaaaaaaatatttttgatttaaattctttaaaaatggatgatatatatgtatataattgtatTGTAAACGATTTGAGAAGAGAAAATTTGATATCGTTTACGTCTAAAGAGGATGAAAATTTAGcacttataaaaaaatgtctAGGACTAAAAATggtagaagaagaaaaaaacgaAAATGATGACGATGATAATGACGATGATAATGACGATGACAATGACGATGACAATGACGATTACAATGAGGAGGAGGAGgatgataattatgaaaagaaaaacttTGAAGAAGAACAAAAgggaaattataataatgataatattaatcataatgaaaaaaaaaaaaaagttccAACAGCAAATGATAatttatcttcatcatctttttgtgttaaaaaaaattatttattaaattctaGATCTGTTTCAATGCCAAGTTATTTGAATAACAATCTTGAAAAATGTGATACAAGTTCATATGATAATacaagtaataatataaaaacatcgATAGAAACTATAAGCAATGGTATAGATGATATTCaagttgaaaaaaatatagagaaGAATGAAACATTTGAAGAAATGAAGagaaaaaattcaaataatgAATTTATTGATTATAATGAACATATGGTAAAATTATCTCCATATTATACAACAACAAATCACAGagggaaaaataaaaatgatgacacTGATGATAATAgcgatgatgataatataaataattataataataataataatagtggtAATAATAACCAAGATAATACCATTAGTAACTTCCCAAACAATATATTAGATCTGAGTGAATATTTTAAACctgaaaattatttaaatgaagaatttaaaaaaaaaaattgtaaaattattaaaagattaTTATGGGGTGAATTgtttgaagaaaaaaaaaaaagaataagaaAAGTTTCTCCTTATGGAAAATTAAAAACGTGGGATCTAAAATGTGTTATAATAAAAGGTGGAGATGATTTAAGACAAGAATTATTAGCTTCACAACTAATTAAacaatttaaaattatttttgaaAATGCTGGATTACCATTATGGTTAAGACCATATGAAATACTTGTAACAGGCTCCAATTCTGGGATAATAGAGTATGTTAATGATACTTGTTCAGTTGAttcattaaaaagaaaatttggAGCAGATAGTATTTCtacaatttttaatatagtCTTTTCGGATTATATTTTTGAGGCAAAAAAg aACTTTATTGAGAGCCATGCTGCATATTCATTAATTTCATATTTACTCCAAGTAAAGGATCGACATAATGGAAATTTACTCCTAGATTCAGATGGTCATTTAATTCACATAGATTATGGCTTTATGTTAACAAATTCACCAGGTAATGTGAATTTTGAAACATCCCCATTCAAATTAACACAAGAATATTTAGATATTATGGATGGAGAAAAATCAgataattatgaatatttcaGAAGACTTATTGTTAGTGGCTTTCTAGAGGCTAGAAAACATTCAGAAGAAATTATTCTTTTCGTTGAATTAATGATGCCag CTTTAAAAATTCCATGTTTTGCAAACGGTACACAATTCTGTATAGAATCCTTGAAAGAAAGGTTTATGACCAATCTGACAGTCGATgtg tgTATTCAACGAATTAATGCCTTAATTGAAGCGTCCATTAATAATTTTCGAAGTGTCCAGTATGACTACTTTCAAAGAATAACAAATGGAATTATGTGA
- a CDS encoding asparagine--tRNA ligase: MRIYFITLIYFFTLLFLLTKCIKNKNRNKISNISCTYNLSRIRNRPVLTTGTKRRKLRNNFFFLNNYRKMISLCNKIDIKKRFLLPKLQGKYNLYCTTKNVERTRIKDLFKMDIKEAQHKNFKICGWIKSVRTVGKSYFVFVDINDGSYYKNLQVIIDDKIPDYEYILKTSTDDAIECFGELKGSIGKKQNVELCVYDISKNHYIKLFKQMNQDTVEEKEKINDSGNEKDNHNFNSNGHVNNYNDSNNNNNNNNNNYNNNNHVNNYHDSNNINDNIIFTKNSSGHINEDNKTKGAKHNKEDYYVISKKYHTKQYLRNYPHLRARTKLYSSLFRLKSDIIFETFNFLKKKKNYTYINTPILTSNDCEGAGKLFYATTLFDQQIKNEQREEDHMKKGITNEIAGNIKEKCYYQNEHLEYISRHKSISKMEGFDEMLLKNVSSNDCISPNNTESYNTRFENDFFKKACYLNVSSQLSLECLCCSIGDVFTLNPSFRAENSNTFRHLSEFLMLEVELAFSNLKDIIDISEEYIKEMITYALYKSEDVNYLNEYHDKDLKNKLENILNKKFVLITYDEAINILKKENVFYDFQWGKDFSFEEQKYLATNYFKAPVVIINYPTHIKPFYMKLNEDEKTVSCMDIIFPDVGEVVGGSEREINLKNLKKQMENKKLNMKLYDPYIQLRKHGNIPHAGFGIGMDRLIMFLSSINNIRDVVTFPRYPGSLFM; encoded by the exons AtgagaatatattttatcacaTTAATCTATTtctttacattattatttttattaacaaaatgtattaaaaacAAGAACAGAAATAAGATATCAAATATAAGCTGTACCTATAATTTGTCAAGGATAAGAAATAGGCCTGTACTTACAACAGGTACTAAAAGGAGAAAGCTGaggaataattttttttttttaaacaactACAGAAAAATGATATcattatgtaataaaatagaTATAAAGAAAAGGTTCTTACTTCCTAAGCTTCAGGGGAAATATAATCTGTACTGTACAACAAAAAATG ttGAAAGGACGAGAATTAAAGACCTATTTAAAATGGACATAAAAGAAGCAcaacataaaaattttaaaatttgtGGTTGGATAAAATCAGTGAGAACAGTAGGAAAAagttattttgtttttgtagATATTAATGATGGCTcctattataaaaatttacaaGTTATTATTGATGATAAAATTCCGGactatgaatatattttaaaaacgtCCACAGATGATGCCATAGAATGTTTTGGAGAGTTAAAAGGATCCATaggaaaaaaacaaaacgtAGAATTGTGTGTATACGATATTTCAAagaatcattatataaaattatttaaacaaaTGAATCAAGACACTGTAgaggaaaaggaaaaaataaatgatagtGGAAACGAAAAAGATAATCACAATTTTAATAGTAATGGTCATGTCAATAATTAcaatgatagtaataataataataataataataataataattataataataataatcatgtCAATAATTACcatgatagtaataatattaatgataatattatttttacaaaaaactCATCTGGCcatataaatgaagataataaaacaaagGGCGCCAAACACAATAAAGAAGACTATTATGTGATATCCAAAAAATATCACACAAAACAATATTTAAGGAATTATCCACATTTACGAGCAagaacaaaattatatagtAGCTTATTTAGATTAAAATCAGATATAATTTTTGaaacttttaattttttaaaaaaaaaaaaaaattatacatatattaatacaccCATTTTAACAAGTAATGATTGTGAAGGAGCTGGGAAATTATTTTATGCAACTACATTATTTGATcaacaaattaaaaatgagCAGAGAGAAGAAGATCATATGAAAAAAGGAATAACAAATGAAATAGCAggtaatataaaagaaaaatgttattatcAAAATGAACATCTAGAATATATATCACGTCATAAAAGTATATCGAAAATGGAAGGTTTTGATGaaatgttattaaaaaatgtatcatCTAATGATTGTATATCACCTAACAATACAGAATCATATAATACTCGTTTTGAAAacgatttttttaaaaaagcaTGTTATTTAAATGTATCTAGTCAATTATCTTTAGAATGTTTATGTTGTTCCATAGGAGATGTATTCACTTTAAATCCTTCCTTTAGAGCCGAGAATTCAAATACATTTAGACATTTAAGTGAATTTCTTATGTTAGAAGTAGAACTAGCTTTTTCAAACTTGAAAGATATAATAGACATTTcagaagaatatattaaagaaatgATTACTTATGCCTTATACAAATCAGAAGATGTAAATTACTTGAATGAATATCATGAtaaagatttaaaaaataaactagaaaatatattaaataaaaaatttgttcTTATAACATATGATGAAGCAATAAATATactgaaaaaagaaaatgttttTTATGATTTCCAATGGGGTAAAGATTTTTCATTTGAAGAACAAAAATACCTAGCCACAAACTATTTTAAAGCCCCTGTTGTTATAATCAATTACCCAACTCATATAAAACcattttatatgaaattaaatgaagatgaaaaaaCTGTCTCTTGTATGGATATTATTTTCCCAGATGTTGGAGAAGTTGTAGGAGGGTCGGAAAGAGAAATTAATTtgaagaatttaaaaaaacaaatggaaaataaaaagttaaatatgaaattatatgATCCTTATATACAACTTAGAAAACATGGAAATATACCTCATGCTGGTTTTGGCATAGGTATGGATAGATTGATCATGTTCCTTTCAtccataaataatataagagATGTGGTAACCTTCCCAAGATATCCAGGTTCActttttatgtaa